The Mesorhizobium sp. B2-8-5 genome segment GTCGACTCGGTGGCGGCACTGACGCCGCGCGCTGAAATCGAAGGCGAGATGGGCGATTCGCTGCCCGGTCTTCAGGCTCGCCTGATGAGCCAGGCGCTGCGCAAGCTGACCGCCTCGATCTCGCGCTCCAACACAATGGTCATCTTCATCAACCAGATCCGCATGAAGATCGGCGTCATGTTCGGCTCGCCCGAGACGACCACCGGCGGCAACGCGCTGAAATTCTACGCCTCGGTGCGCCTCGACATCCGCCGCATCGGCTCGGTCAAGGACCGCGACGAGGTCGTCGGCAACCAGACCCGCGTCAAGGTGGTGAAGAACAAGCTGGCCCCGCCCTTCAAGGTGGTCGAGTTCGACATCATGTATGGCGAGGGCGTGTCGAAGACCGGCGAGCTGATCGATCTCGGCGTCAAGGCTGGCGTCATCGAGAAGTCAGGCGCCTGGTTCTCCTACAATTCGCAGCGCCTCGGCCAAGGTCGCGAGAACGCAAAACTGTTCCTGCGCGACAATCCCGATACGGCGCGTGAGGTCGAACTTGCATTGCGCCAGAATGCCGGGCTGATCGCCGAGAAATTTCTCGAGAATGGCGGCTCCGAAGGCGGCGACGACGGTTTCGAGGACGAAGCCGGCGCCTTGTAGGGCCGGTTCGTTCCAGGAAGATCGCGCAGCAGTTTCCTGTTCGGGATTGGGCGGAAGCTATTCGTCGGCTTAGCCGGAGTTCGGCCACAATCCTTGTTTATCGTCTTATGCTTATGTAATCGAGTTCTTGAGTATTGCGTACCCGAACCGCCGGCCTTCGCGCCGGCGGTTTTGCATTTTGCGGGCGGCGCCGGGCCGTCGCTCGCCGGCGGATTGACCTAAAGCGCGTCGCGTCGAAACGGATTCACGCGACGCGCTTTAGGTCGTTGCTTGATGCATGTCGTTGTCGCAAAACCGAGGTCACTTTTGCGCGACATGCACTAACTCCGTGTTTCTGGACAGGCTCAAGAGCTACGGCTAAAAGGCCCATCTATCTTCTGGAAACACCAAAGCCCATCAGCCGCCGGCGACGCCGGCGGTTCTCGCGAAAAGGCAGTACGCAATGAGTGGCGTGAACGATATCCGGTCGACATTTCTCGACTACTTCCGCAAGGAGGGCCACGAGATCGTCGCCTCCAGCCCGTTGGTGCCGCGCAACGATCCGACGCTGATGTTCACAAACGCAGGCATGGTGCAGTTCAAGAACGTCTTCACCGGCCTGGAGAAACGTCCCTATTCGCGAGCGTCCACCGCGCAGAAGAGCGTGCGTGCAGGCGGCAAGCACAACGACCTCGACAATGTCGGCTATACCGCGCGCCATCTCACCTTCTTCGAGATGCTCGGCAATTTCTCGTTCGGCGACTATTTCAAGGAGCGCGCGATCGAGCTTGCCTGGAACCTGATCACCAAGGGTTTCGGCCTGAAGAAGGACAAGCTGCTCGTCACGGTCTATCACACCGACGACGAGGCGGCTGGTTACTGGAAGAAGATCGCCGGCTTCTCCGACGACCGCATAATCCGCATCCCGACCTCGGACAATTTCTGGGCGATGGGCGACACCGGCCCGTGCGGTCCGTGCTCGGAAATCTTCATCGATCGCGGCGAGCATATCTGGGGCGGCCCGCCCGGCAGCCCGGAAGAGGACGGCGACCGGTTCCTGGAATTCTGGAACCTGGTGTTCATGCAGTATGAGCAGGTGACGAAGGAAGAGCGCATCGACCTGCCGCGTCCCTCGATCGACACCGGCATGGGCCTGGAGCGCATGGCCTCCATCCTGCAGGGCGTCGAAAGCGTCTTCGAGACCGACCTGTTCAGGCATTTGATCGACGCGGCGTCCTCGGCGCTAGGCCAGGGGCCGAACCAGGAGAACGTCGGGTCGTACCGCGTCATCGCGGATCATCTGCGCTCGTCCTCGTTCCTGGTGGCAGATGGCGTGCTGCCGTCGAATGAGGGGCGCGGCTATGTGCTGCGCCGCATCATGCGCCGTGCCATGCGCCATGCGCAGCTGCTTGGCGCGAAGGAGCCGCTAATGTGGCAACTGGTGCCGGCGCTGGTGCGCGAGATGGGCCAGGCCTATCCCGAGCTCGTGCGCGGCGAGGCGCTGATCACCGAAACGCTGAAGCTCGAGGAAACACGCTTCCGCAAGACGCTGGTGCGCGGCCTCGGTCTGCTTTCGGACGCTACGGAGACGCTGCATGCCGGCGACATGCTGGATGGCGAGACGGCCTTCAAGCTCTACGACACCTATGGCTTCCCGCTCGATCTGACGCAGGATGCGCTGCGCCAGCGCAGCATCTCGGTCGACATCGCCGGCTTCACCGACGCTATGGAGCGGCAGAAGGCCGAGGCGCGCGCGCATTGGACGGGCTCGGGCGAGGCCGCGACCGAGACGGTATGGTTCTCGGTGCGCGAAAAGACCGGCGCGACCGAATTCCTCGGCTATGAGACCGAGCAGGCGGAAGGCATCGTCCAGGCCCTGGTCAAGGACGGCAAGACCATCGACAGCGCGAGCCAGGGCGATGCGGTCGCCTTGGTCGTCAACCAGACGCCGTTCTACGGCGAATCCGGCGGCCAGATGGGCGACACCGGCGTGATTTCCGGCGAGGGTTTTTCAATCGAGGTCTCGGACACGCAGAAGAAGGCCGATGGCTTGTTCGTGCATCTCGGCAAGGTGGCCAAAGGTACGGTCAAGACGGGTGATGCCGTCGAGCTGAAGGTCGATCATGCCCGCCGCTCAAGGCTGCGCGCCAACCATTCCGCGACGCATCTCATCCACGAGGCGCTGCGCGAGGTGCTGGGCACCCATGTCGCGCAGAAGGGCTCGCTGGTGGCGCCCGACCGGCTGCGCTTCGACATCTCGCACAACAAGCCGATCTCGGCCGATGAACTCGAGGAGGTCGAGCGCATGGCCAACGAGATCGTCGTGCAGAACAGCCCGGTGACGACGCGTCTGATGTCGGTCGACGACGCGATTGCCGAGGGCGCCATGGCGCTGTTCGGCGAGAAATACGGCGATGAGGTGCGCGTCGTGTCGATGGGCACCGGCCTGCATGGCGCCAAGGCCAATCGGCCCTATTCCGTCGAGCTTTGCGGCGGCACGCATGTGAGGTCGACCGGCGATATCGGCCTGGTGCGCATCCTGTCGGACAGCGCGGTGGCGGCCGGCGTGCGCCGCATCGAGGCGCTGACCGGCGAGGCGGCGCGCAGGCATCTGGACGAACAGGACAGGCGGCTGAAGGCCGCGGCGGCGACCTTGAAGATCTCGCCGGCCGACGTGCCGTTGCGCGTCGAGGCGCTGCTCGAAGAGCGCAAAAAGCTCGAAAAGGAGCTTACCGAGGCGCGCAAGAAACTGGCGCTGGGTGGCGGCTCGGCCGTTGCCGATGCTCCGGCCGCGAACGAGACTGTCGCAGGCGTCGGCTTCCTCGGCAAGGCGGTCACCGGCGTGGCGCCGAAGGACCTGAAGCCGCTGGCGGATGCCGGCAAGAAGACGCTCGGCTCCGGCGTGGTCGTCTTTGTCGGCGCGGGCGAGGACAACAAGGCAAGCGTGGTCGTCGGCGTCACCGACGACCTGACCGCTCGTTTCAGCGCCGTCGATCTCGTGCGCGTCGCGTCCGCCGCGCTTGGCGGTCAAGGCGGCGGCGGGCGTCCCGACATGGCGCAGGCCGGCGGCCCCGATGCGTCGAAGGCCAATGATGCCATTGCGGCGGTGAAGGCGGTGCTGGAAGCGGCGTGACGGTCGGGGCGATCGACTGTAGCTCAGGCCGGCTCCCAATTCTCTGAGGGCTGCGCTGCCCCTCATCTGGCTGCCGCCATCTTCTCCCCGTTGAACGGGGAGAAGGGCGCTGTTATCGCGGCTTTCGCCAATAGTCTGCGTTGCAGAAAAGGCGCCGGCGTTGCAATCGCTTCTTTCTCCCCGTTTTACGGGGCGAAATGCCCGGCAGGGCAATGAGGGGCGGCGCCGAGGCTGAGCGAGTTACGCGACCTTTTCCGTCCGCGTAAAGCTCGGCCGTCCGGCTATTCGGGCATACCAATCCCGGATATCCGCAAAGCGCGCCAGCAGATCGCGTCCTTCCGCGACCTTGAGGAAATAGGCGACGATCGGGGCCGCATGCAGGTCCGCCAACGTCAACTGGTCCCCGAGCAGCCACGGGCCCTTAGCCTTCAGCGAGGTCAGAACCTTGAGCACCGTCTCAGCCTGGCTCAGCCCGCTGGCAATCAGTGCCTCATTCGCCGGCGTCTTTTCCAGCCGTTCGACGGCAACGTCCCAGACCATCGCGCGATAACCATAGGCGTCGAGCATGCCGATGATCTGGCCCATCCTGGCGCGGCCGCGCACGTCGGCCGGCTGCAGCGCGGGACCATCGAAGGCTTCATCGACATAGCGCGCGATTGCGCCGGTCTCGAACAGGTGAAAACCGTCATGCTCGAAGGCCGGGATGCGGCCGAAGGGATGATGCTCCAGATACCAGGCCGGAATGCCCTCGGCGGCGAAGATGTCGAGCGGCACCAACTCGTAGCCGATGCCTTTCTCCTCCAGCGCCATTCGCGCGATGCGCACATAGACGCTGTAGTCGGCGCCGTAGAGAGTTGGCTTGGCCATTGATCAGCTCTCAATTTGCCCGTCGCAGTGTCCAAAAAAGCGAAGGCTCCTTGCGGAGCCTTCTGTGTGCCGCAAGGTTGGGTTACCCCATTGCCTTCTGCAAATTCTCGTCGATCTTGTCGAGGAAGCCGGTGGTCGAGAGCCACGGCTGGTCGGGGCCGATCAGCAGCGACAGGTCCTTGGTCATGAAGCCAGACTCGACGGTCTGGATGCAGACTTTTTCCAGCGTCTCGGCGAAGCGCTTCAGAGCGGCGTTGTCGTCGAGCTTGGCGCGGTGCGCCAGGCCGCGCGTCCAGGCGAAGATCGAGGCGATCGAATTGGTCGAGGTTTCCTCGCCCTTCTGGTGCTGGCGGTAGTGGCGCGTCACGGTGCCGTGCGCGGCTTCCGCTTCCACCGTCTTGCCGTCCGGCGTCATCAGCACGGAGGTCATCAGGCCGAGCGAGCCGAAGCCTTGCGCTACGGTGTCGGATTGCACGTCGCCGTCATAGTTCTTGCAGGCCCAGACATAGCCGCCCGACCATTTCAGGCTGGAGGCGACCATGTCATCGATCAGGCGGTGCTCGTACCAGAGTTTCCGCGCCTTGAATTCGGCCTCGAACTCCTTCTCGTAGACTTCCTGGAAGATGTCCTTGAAGCGGCCGTCATAGGCCTTGAGGATGGTGTTCTTGGTCGAGAGATACACCGGGAAGTTGCGCAGCAGGCCATAGTTCAGCGAGGCGCGGGCGAACTCGCGGATCGACTCGTCGAGATTGTACATGGCCATGGCCACGCCGGCGCCCGGCGCGTCATAGACGTCATGCTCGATCACCTGGCCGTCTTCGCCGACGAACTTGATCGTCAGCTTGCCCTTGCCGGGGAAGCGGAAGTCGGTGGCGCGGTACTGGTCGCCGAAGGCATGACGGCCGACGACGATCGGCTTGGTCCAGCCCGGCACCAGGCGCGGCACGTTCTTCATGATGATCGGCTCGCGGAAGATGGTGCCGCCGAGGATGTTGCGGATGGTGCCGTTGGGCGACTTCCACATCTTCTTCAGCTTGAATTCCTCGACGCGTGCCTCGTCGGGAGTGATCGTCGCGCATTTCACGCCGACGCCGTATTTCTTGATGGCGTTGGCCGAGTCGATCGTCACCTGGTCGTTGGTGGCGTCGCGGTTCTCGATGCCGAGGTCGTAATATTCAAGCTTCAGGTCGAGATAGGGGTGGATCAGCTTGTCCTTGATGAACTGCCAGATGATGCGGGTCATCTCGTCGCCGTCGAGTTCGACGACCGGGTTCGCCACCTTGATCTTCGCCATGGAAAGAATGCCTCGTTGCTGGGGGATCTGAACGGCCTTGCCCGCATGGCTTCGGCCGGGGATGCGGAGCGTATATCAAAGGCTTTTTCAGCGCGCAAACCGCGATCCGTGCCGGAGCGGACGGGTGCCGCTGTTGTGAATGCTTCATTTTCCGGTCCGGATGTGGCAGGGGACGCCGAAACGCCGCAAACCCCGGTTACCCACAGCTATGCCAGCCATCGAAAATACAGCCAAGACCGCTTCCGCCGGACCGGCCATCATCCTGGTCGAGCCGCAGCTCGGCGAGAATATCGGCATGGTCGCCCGCGCAATGGCGAATTTCGGCCTATCCGAGCTCAGGCTGGTCAACCCGCGTGACGGCTGGCCGAGCGAGAAGGCGCGCGCGGCCGCCAGCCGGGCCGACCACGTCATCGACGCCACCAGGGTTTTCGACGATCTGGCCTCGGCGGTCGCCGACCTGAACTTCGTCTTCGCCACGACGGCGCGCGAGCGCGACGGCTTCAAGCCGGTGCGCGGTCCCGTGGAAGCGGGCAGGGCGCTGAGAGCACGTGTCGAGGTGGGCGAGCGTACCGGCATCCTGTTCGGCCGCGAGCGCTTCGGCCTCTATAATGACGAGGTCGGGCTCGCCGACGAGATCGTCACCTTCCCGGTCGATCCCGGCTTTTCCTCGCTCAACATCGCCCAGGCGGTGCTGCTGATGTCCTATGAATGGATGAAGTCCGGCCTCGCCGACGAGACCCGGACCAACTTCTCCGGACCGGAGCTTGTGCCGGCGACCAAGGAGCAATTGCACAGCCTGTTCGCCTATCTGGAAAACGCGCTGGAAGCGCGAGGCTACTTCCGCCCGGAAGAAAAGAAGCCGAAGATGGTCGACAATCTGCGCGCCGTGTTGACTCGCGCGGGCTTTGCCGAGCCGGAACTGAAGGTGCTGCGCGGCATCATCTCGTCGCTCGACCGGTTTTCGCCGGCCATGCCGCGCGGCGACGGCTCGCCCGGGGACGATCCGAGACGATTGCCGGCCGGTGCACGCAGTCGCGCCAAAGACGAAGAAAGTTAAAATTGGTAAGCTGTGAGCATTTGAAGTAAC includes the following:
- a CDS encoding glutathione S-transferase family protein, with translation MAKPTLYGADYSVYVRIARMALEEKGIGYELVPLDIFAAEGIPAWYLEHHPFGRIPAFEHDGFHLFETGAIARYVDEAFDGPALQPADVRGRARMGQIIGMLDAYGYRAMVWDVAVERLEKTPANEALIASGLSQAETVLKVLTSLKAKGPWLLGDQLTLADLHAAPIVAYFLKVAEGRDLLARFADIRDWYARIAGRPSFTRTEKVA
- a CDS encoding RNA methyltransferase, whose translation is MPAIENTAKTASAGPAIILVEPQLGENIGMVARAMANFGLSELRLVNPRDGWPSEKARAAASRADHVIDATRVFDDLASAVADLNFVFATTARERDGFKPVRGPVEAGRALRARVEVGERTGILFGRERFGLYNDEVGLADEIVTFPVDPGFSSLNIAQAVLLMSYEWMKSGLADETRTNFSGPELVPATKEQLHSLFAYLENALEARGYFRPEEKKPKMVDNLRAVLTRAGFAEPELKVLRGIISSLDRFSPAMPRGDGSPGDDPRRLPAGARSRAKDEES
- the recA gene encoding recombinase RecA; translation: MAQNSLRLVEDKAVDKSKALDAALSQIERAFGKGSIMRLGANEQVVEIETVPTGSLGLDIALGVGGLPRGRIIEIYGPESSGKTTLALHTVAEAQKKGGICAFVDAEHALDPVYARKLGVDLENLLISQPDTGEQALEICDTLVRSGAIDVLVVDSVAALTPRAEIEGEMGDSLPGLQARLMSQALRKLTASISRSNTMVIFINQIRMKIGVMFGSPETTTGGNALKFYASVRLDIRRIGSVKDRDEVVGNQTRVKVVKNKLAPPFKVVEFDIMYGEGVSKTGELIDLGVKAGVIEKSGAWFSYNSQRLGQGRENAKLFLRDNPDTAREVELALRQNAGLIAEKFLENGGSEGGDDGFEDEAGAL
- a CDS encoding NADP-dependent isocitrate dehydrogenase is translated as MAKIKVANPVVELDGDEMTRIIWQFIKDKLIHPYLDLKLEYYDLGIENRDATNDQVTIDSANAIKKYGVGVKCATITPDEARVEEFKLKKMWKSPNGTIRNILGGTIFREPIIMKNVPRLVPGWTKPIVVGRHAFGDQYRATDFRFPGKGKLTIKFVGEDGQVIEHDVYDAPGAGVAMAMYNLDESIREFARASLNYGLLRNFPVYLSTKNTILKAYDGRFKDIFQEVYEKEFEAEFKARKLWYEHRLIDDMVASSLKWSGGYVWACKNYDGDVQSDTVAQGFGSLGLMTSVLMTPDGKTVEAEAAHGTVTRHYRQHQKGEETSTNSIASIFAWTRGLAHRAKLDDNAALKRFAETLEKVCIQTVESGFMTKDLSLLIGPDQPWLSTTGFLDKIDENLQKAMG
- the alaS gene encoding alanine--tRNA ligase gives rise to the protein MSGVNDIRSTFLDYFRKEGHEIVASSPLVPRNDPTLMFTNAGMVQFKNVFTGLEKRPYSRASTAQKSVRAGGKHNDLDNVGYTARHLTFFEMLGNFSFGDYFKERAIELAWNLITKGFGLKKDKLLVTVYHTDDEAAGYWKKIAGFSDDRIIRIPTSDNFWAMGDTGPCGPCSEIFIDRGEHIWGGPPGSPEEDGDRFLEFWNLVFMQYEQVTKEERIDLPRPSIDTGMGLERMASILQGVESVFETDLFRHLIDAASSALGQGPNQENVGSYRVIADHLRSSSFLVADGVLPSNEGRGYVLRRIMRRAMRHAQLLGAKEPLMWQLVPALVREMGQAYPELVRGEALITETLKLEETRFRKTLVRGLGLLSDATETLHAGDMLDGETAFKLYDTYGFPLDLTQDALRQRSISVDIAGFTDAMERQKAEARAHWTGSGEAATETVWFSVREKTGATEFLGYETEQAEGIVQALVKDGKTIDSASQGDAVALVVNQTPFYGESGGQMGDTGVISGEGFSIEVSDTQKKADGLFVHLGKVAKGTVKTGDAVELKVDHARRSRLRANHSATHLIHEALREVLGTHVAQKGSLVAPDRLRFDISHNKPISADELEEVERMANEIVVQNSPVTTRLMSVDDAIAEGAMALFGEKYGDEVRVVSMGTGLHGAKANRPYSVELCGGTHVRSTGDIGLVRILSDSAVAAGVRRIEALTGEAARRHLDEQDRRLKAAAATLKISPADVPLRVEALLEERKKLEKELTEARKKLALGGGSAVADAPAANETVAGVGFLGKAVTGVAPKDLKPLADAGKKTLGSGVVVFVGAGEDNKASVVVGVTDDLTARFSAVDLVRVASAALGGQGGGGRPDMAQAGGPDASKANDAIAAVKAVLEAA